One Pseudomonas entomophila genomic window carries:
- the nusA gene encoding transcription termination factor NusA has product MSKEVLLVVESVSNEKGVPPGVIFEALEVALATATKKRFEDEVDLRVEINRHTGSYETFRRWTVVDENDLDDPAIETWLSKIQDTHPDAKIGDVIEEKIESIEFGRIAAQTAKQVIVQKVREAERAQVVDAYRERVGEIISGTVKKVTRDNVIVDLGNNAEALLAREDIIPRETFRVGVRLRALLKEIRTENRGPQLVLSRTAPQMLIELFRIEVPEIAEGLIEVMAASRDPGSRAKIAVRSKDKRIDPQGACIGMRGSRVQAVSGELGGERVDIVLWDENPAQFVINAMSPAEVAAIIVDEDAHAMDIAVAEDNLAQAIGRGGQNVRLASQLTAWTLNVMTEKDIQAKQQAETGDILRNFIEELEVDEELAQVLVDEGFTSLEEIAYVPLEEMLNIDGFDEDIVNELRARAKDRLLTKAIATEEKLADAHPADDLLSLEGMDKDLAAELAVRGVVNREDLAEQSIDDLLDIDGIDEERAGKLIMAARAHWFE; this is encoded by the coding sequence ATGAGCAAAGAAGTACTGCTGGTTGTTGAATCGGTATCCAACGAAAAGGGTGTACCACCCGGCGTCATTTTCGAAGCGCTGGAAGTGGCCCTGGCCACTGCAACCAAAAAACGTTTTGAGGACGAAGTCGACCTGCGTGTGGAAATCAACCGCCACACCGGTAGCTACGAGACGTTCCGTCGCTGGACCGTGGTCGACGAGAACGACCTGGACGATCCGGCCATCGAGACCTGGCTGAGCAAGATCCAGGACACGCACCCGGACGCGAAGATCGGTGACGTGATCGAAGAGAAGATCGAGTCGATCGAGTTCGGTCGTATCGCCGCTCAGACCGCCAAGCAGGTCATCGTGCAGAAAGTCCGCGAGGCCGAGCGTGCACAAGTAGTCGACGCCTACCGCGAGCGCGTGGGCGAGATCATCTCCGGTACCGTGAAGAAGGTCACCCGCGACAACGTCATCGTCGACCTTGGCAACAACGCCGAGGCGCTGCTGGCGCGTGAAGACATCATCCCCCGTGAGACCTTCCGGGTCGGCGTGCGCCTGCGCGCGCTGCTCAAGGAAATCCGCACCGAGAACCGCGGCCCGCAGCTGGTCCTGTCGCGCACCGCGCCGCAGATGCTGATCGAGCTGTTCCGTATCGAAGTGCCGGAAATCGCCGAAGGCCTCATCGAAGTCATGGCCGCCTCCCGTGATCCGGGATCGCGTGCCAAGATCGCCGTCCGCTCCAAGGACAAGCGCATCGACCCGCAAGGCGCCTGCATCGGCATGCGTGGTTCGCGCGTCCAGGCCGTATCCGGCGAGCTGGGTGGCGAGCGTGTGGATATCGTCCTGTGGGACGAGAACCCGGCGCAGTTCGTCATCAACGCCATGTCGCCAGCAGAGGTTGCTGCGATCATCGTTGATGAGGACGCCCATGCGATGGATATCGCGGTAGCCGAGGATAACCTGGCCCAGGCCATCGGACGTGGCGGCCAGAACGTCCGTCTGGCCAGCCAGCTGACTGCCTGGACCCTGAACGTGATGACCGAGAAGGACATCCAGGCCAAGCAACAAGCGGAAACCGGCGACATCCTGCGTAATTTCATTGAAGAACTGGAAGTCGACGAAGAGCTGGCACAGGTGCTGGTCGACGAAGGCTTCACCAGCCTCGAAGAAATTGCCTACGTACCGTTGGAAGAAATGCTCAACATCGATGGCTTTGACGAGGACATCGTCAACGAGCTGCGTGCTCGTGCCAAGGACCGTTTGTTGACCAAGGCCATCGCTACCGAAGAAAAACTGGCAGACGCCCATCCGGCCGACGACCTGCTCTCCCTCGAGGGCATGGACAAGGACCTGGCGGCCGAACTGGCGGTGCGCGGCGTGGTTAACCGCGAAGACCTGGCCGAGCAGTCGATTGACGATCTGCTCGACATCGACGGCATCGACGAAGAGCGTGCCGGCAAGTTGATCATGGCCGCCCGAGCCCACTGGTTCGAGTAA
- the infB gene encoding translation initiation factor IF-2, which produces MTQVTVKELAQEVEAPVERLLQQMREAGLPHTDAGQVVTDNEKQTLLTHLKSSHKSKAEEPRKITLQRKTTSTLRVAGSKSISVEVRKKKVFVQRSPEEIQAEQKREQEERRAAENAAREKADADARQRNEEQARRQAAQAPAAAPVAKAEPAPAVAAPAAPAVPDAPVSEDAAARAAERKKDEARRNESRTRDDDRRGGGVAGERRGEAPRVSIKVKVKEKEKAPTPRAAPRTTDEESDGFRRGRGGKGKPKKRNQHGFQNPTGPVIRDVTIGETITVSDLAQQMSVKGAEVVKFMFKLGTPVTINQVLDQETAQLVAEELGHKVTLVSDTALEDSLAESLKFEGESESRAPVVTVMGHVDHGKTSLLDYIRRAKVAAGEAGGITQHIGAYHVETDRGMVTFLDTPGHAAFTQMRARGAKATDIVILVVAADDGVMPQTREAVQHAKAAGVPLVVAVNKIDKPGADLDRIRNELAVEGVTSEDWGGDTPFVKVSAKMGTGVDELLEAVLLQAEILELKATPTAPGRGVVVESRLDKGRGPVATILVQDGTLRQGDMVLVGSNYGRVRAMLDENGKPVKEAGPSIPVEILGLDGTPDAGDEMSVVADEKKAREVALFRQGKYREVKLARAHAGKLENIFETMGQEEKKTLNIVLKTDVRGSLEALQGSLSSLGNDEVQVRVIGGGVGGITESDANLALASNAVLFGFNVRADAGARKIVEQEGLDMRYYNVIYDIIEDVKKALTGMLGSDVRENILGVAEVRDVFRSPKFGAIAGCMVIEGTVYRNRPIRVLREDVVIFEGELESLRRFKDDASEVRNGMECGIGVKSYNDVKVGDKIEVFEKVQVARTL; this is translated from the coding sequence ATGACGCAAGTCACGGTGAAAGAACTGGCCCAAGAGGTCGAGGCACCGGTAGAGCGCCTGCTGCAGCAGATGCGTGAGGCAGGTCTGCCGCACACCGACGCCGGTCAGGTAGTGACCGACAATGAGAAGCAGACCCTGCTGACTCATTTGAAGAGCAGCCACAAGAGCAAGGCGGAAGAGCCGCGCAAGATCACCTTGCAGCGCAAGACCACCAGCACTCTGCGTGTCGCCGGTAGCAAAAGCATCAGCGTAGAAGTACGCAAGAAGAAAGTGTTCGTGCAGCGCAGCCCGGAAGAGATCCAGGCCGAGCAGAAGCGCGAGCAGGAAGAGCGCCGCGCCGCTGAGAACGCCGCGCGCGAGAAGGCTGACGCCGACGCTCGCCAGCGTAACGAAGAACAGGCTCGTCGCCAGGCCGCGCAAGCGCCTGCCGCCGCCCCTGTGGCCAAGGCTGAGCCAGCTCCGGCTGTCGCCGCGCCTGCGGCTCCCGCAGTGCCTGACGCGCCGGTGTCCGAAGATGCCGCTGCCCGCGCCGCCGAGCGCAAGAAGGACGAAGCCCGTCGCAATGAAAGCCGCACCCGTGACGATGATCGTCGTGGCGGTGGTGTTGCCGGCGAGCGCCGTGGCGAAGCGCCGCGTGTGTCCATCAAGGTCAAGGTCAAGGAGAAGGAAAAAGCGCCGACTCCACGTGCCGCGCCACGTACCACCGACGAAGAGAGCGATGGTTTCCGTCGCGGTCGCGGTGGCAAGGGCAAGCCGAAGAAACGCAACCAGCACGGTTTCCAGAACCCGACCGGTCCAGTCATCCGTGACGTGACCATCGGCGAGACCATCACCGTTTCGGACCTGGCACAGCAGATGTCGGTCAAAGGCGCTGAAGTCGTCAAGTTCATGTTCAAGCTGGGTACCCCGGTCACCATCAACCAGGTGCTCGACCAGGAAACCGCTCAGCTGGTCGCCGAAGAGCTGGGCCACAAGGTCACCCTGGTCAGCGACACCGCCCTGGAAGACTCCCTGGCCGAATCGCTGAAGTTCGAAGGTGAGAGCGAGTCCCGCGCACCGGTCGTGACCGTCATGGGTCACGTCGACCACGGCAAGACCTCGCTGCTCGACTACATCCGTCGTGCCAAGGTTGCCGCTGGCGAGGCCGGTGGTATCACCCAGCACATCGGTGCCTACCACGTGGAAACCGACCGCGGCATGGTCACCTTCCTCGATACCCCTGGCCACGCAGCGTTCACTCAGATGCGTGCCCGTGGTGCCAAGGCGACCGACATCGTCATCCTGGTGGTGGCGGCGGACGACGGCGTGATGCCGCAGACCCGCGAAGCCGTCCAGCACGCGAAAGCCGCTGGCGTTCCGCTGGTTGTCGCGGTGAACAAGATCGACAAGCCGGGTGCCGACCTCGATCGCATCCGCAACGAGCTGGCCGTCGAAGGCGTGACCTCCGAGGACTGGGGTGGTGACACTCCGTTCGTCAAGGTCTCGGCGAAGATGGGTACCGGTGTCGACGAACTGCTCGAAGCCGTCCTGCTGCAGGCCGAGATCCTCGAACTCAAGGCCACCCCGACCGCACCTGGTCGTGGTGTCGTGGTCGAGTCGCGCCTGGACAAGGGCCGCGGCCCGGTGGCTACCATCCTGGTCCAGGACGGTACCCTGCGTCAGGGCGACATGGTCCTGGTCGGTTCCAACTATGGCCGCGTGCGCGCCATGCTCGACGAGAACGGCAAGCCTGTGAAGGAAGCCGGCCCGTCGATCCCGGTCGAGATCCTCGGCCTGGACGGCACACCCGATGCGGGTGACGAGATGTCCGTGGTCGCCGACGAGAAGAAGGCGCGCGAAGTTGCCCTGTTCCGTCAAGGCAAGTACCGCGAGGTCAAGCTGGCCCGTGCTCACGCCGGCAAGCTGGAAAACATCTTCGAGACCATGGGTCAGGAAGAGAAGAAGACCCTCAACATCGTCCTCAAGACCGATGTGCGTGGTTCGCTCGAGGCGCTGCAGGGTTCGCTCAGCAGCCTGGGCAACGACGAAGTTCAGGTGCGCGTGATCGGTGGCGGTGTCGGTGGTATCACCGAAAGCGACGCCAACCTGGCACTGGCTTCGAACGCAGTTCTGTTCGGCTTCAACGTGCGTGCCGATGCCGGCGCGCGCAAGATCGTCGAGCAGGAAGGCCTGGACATGCGTTACTACAACGTGATCTACGACATCATCGAAGACGTCAAGAAAGCGTTGACCGGCATGCTCGGCAGCGATGTTCGCGAGAACATCCTGGGCGTCGCCGAAGTGCGTGACGTGTTCCGTTCGCCGAAGTTCGGCGCCATCGCCGGCTGTATGGTCATCGAGGGTACCGTGTATCGCAACCGTCCGATCCGCGTACTGCGCGAGGACGTGGTGATCTTCGAAGGCGAACTGGAATCGCTGCGTCGCTTCAAGGACGATGCCTCCGAAGTGCGTAACGGCATGGAGTGCGGTATTGGCGTCAAGAGCTACAACGACGTCAAGGTCGGCGACAAGATCGAAGTCTTCGAGAAAGTCCAGGTGGCTCGTACCCTGTAA
- the rbfA gene encoding 30S ribosome-binding factor RbfA codes for MAKEYSRTQRIGDQMQRELAELIRREVKDPRVGLVTITAVDVSRDLGHAKVFITVMGQDGTDAVPQTLKALTSAASFLRLHLGRVMQLRSVPQLHFHFDESVSRGVHLSALIERAVAEDRLHQDAGEPDTKE; via the coding sequence ATGGCAAAAGAATATAGCCGTACCCAACGCATCGGCGATCAGATGCAGCGCGAGCTGGCCGAACTGATCCGCCGTGAAGTCAAAGATCCGCGCGTCGGCCTGGTGACCATCACCGCCGTCGACGTCAGCCGTGACCTTGGCCACGCCAAGGTCTTCATCACGGTCATGGGCCAGGACGGCACCGATGCCGTGCCGCAGACCCTCAAGGCCCTCACCAGCGCCGCGAGCTTCCTGCGCCTGCACCTGGGGCGCGTCATGCAACTGCGCAGCGTGCCGCAACTGCACTTCCACTTCGATGAAAGCGTCAGCCGTGGTGTCCATCTGTCGGCGCTGATCGAACGTGCGGTGGCCGAAGACCGTCTGCACCAGGATGCCGGCGAGCCGGACACCAAGGAGTAA
- the truB gene encoding tRNA pseudouridine(55) synthase TruB, protein MAQVKRIRRNVSGIILLDKPLGFTSNAALQKVRWLLNAEKAGHTGSLDPLATGVLPLCFGEATKFSQYLLDSDKGYETVMQMGQTTSTADAEGEVLQTREVTVGRADIEAVIPRFRGDILQVPPMYSALKRDGQPLYKLARAGEVVEREARSVTIGRLELLECEGTRARLSVGCSKGTYIRTLVEDIGEALGCGAYVAELRRTQAGPFALAQTVTLEELEQAHAEGGNEALDRFLMPSDSGLQDWPLVLLSEHSAFYWLHGQAVRAPDAPQFGMVRVQDHNGRFIGIGEVSEDGRIAPRRLIRSE, encoded by the coding sequence GTGGCCCAGGTCAAACGTATCCGCCGCAACGTCAGCGGCATCATCCTGCTCGACAAGCCGTTGGGGTTCACCTCCAACGCTGCCCTGCAGAAGGTTCGCTGGTTGCTCAATGCGGAAAAGGCCGGCCACACCGGCAGCCTCGATCCGCTGGCCACCGGCGTGCTGCCGTTGTGCTTTGGCGAGGCGACCAAGTTCTCCCAATACCTGCTCGATTCCGACAAGGGCTACGAGACGGTCATGCAGATGGGGCAGACCACCAGCACCGCGGACGCCGAGGGCGAAGTCCTGCAGACCCGCGAAGTGACCGTTGGTCGCGCCGATATCGAGGCTGTGATCCCGCGTTTCCGGGGTGACATCCTGCAGGTACCGCCGATGTACTCGGCCCTCAAGCGTGATGGCCAGCCGCTGTACAAGCTGGCGCGTGCAGGAGAGGTAGTGGAGCGCGAGGCGCGTTCTGTTACTATTGGCCGCTTGGAGTTGCTCGAGTGCGAAGGCACCCGTGCGCGGCTGTCGGTTGGATGCAGCAAAGGCACCTATATCCGCACCCTGGTCGAGGATATCGGTGAGGCGCTGGGCTGCGGAGCCTACGTCGCCGAACTGCGCCGCACCCAGGCCGGCCCTTTCGCGCTGGCACAGACCGTGACGCTCGAGGAACTCGAACAGGCCCACGCAGAGGGTGGCAATGAAGCGCTCGATCGCTTCCTGATGCCGTCCGACAGCGGGCTGCAGGACTGGCCACTGGTGCTGTTGTCCGAACACAGCGCGTTCTACTGGCTGCACGGCCAGGCGGTACGCGCGCCGGACGCACCGCAGTTTGGCATGGTCCGCGTACAGGATCACAATGGTCGCTTCATCGGTATCGGTGAAGTGAGCGAAGACGGGCGCATTGCGCCGCGTCGGCTGATTCGGTCGGAATGA
- the rpsO gene encoding 30S ribosomal protein S15: protein MALSVEEKAQIVAEYQQAAGDTGSPEVQVALLTANINKLQGHFKANEKDHHSRRGLIRMVNQRRKLLDYLKGKDTTRYSALIGRLGLRR from the coding sequence ATGGCCCTCAGCGTTGAAGAAAAAGCTCAGATCGTTGCCGAATACCAGCAAGCCGCCGGCGATACCGGTAGCCCGGAAGTGCAGGTTGCTCTGCTGACCGCCAACATCAACAAGCTGCAAGGCCACTTCAAGGCCAACGAAAAAGACCACCACTCCCGTCGTGGTCTGATCCGTATGGTCAACCAGCGTCGTAAGCTGCTGGACTACCTGAAGGGCAAGGACACCACTCGTTACAGCGCCCTGATCGGTCGCCTGGGCCTGCGTCGCTAA
- the pnp gene encoding polyribonucleotide nucleotidyltransferase has protein sequence MNPVIKTFQFGQSTVTLETGRIARQATGAVLVTVDNDVTVLVTVVGAKQADPGKGFFPLSVHYQEKTYAAGKIPGGFFKREGRPSEKETLTSRLIDRPIRPLFPEGFMNEVQVVCTVVSTSKKTDPDIAAMIGTSAALAISGIPFEGPIGAARVAFHESTGYLLNPTYEQLAASSLDMVVAGTESAVLMVESEAQELTEDQMLGAVLFAHDEFQAVIKAVKELAAEAAKPTWDWKPADKNTELFNAIRAEFGEAVSQGYTITVKADRYARLGELRDQAVAKFSGEEGQPSAGEVKDIFGEIEYRTVRENIVNGKPRIDGRDTKTVRPLNIEVGVLPKTHGSALFTRGETQALVVATLGTARDAQLLDTLEGEKKDPFMLHYNFPPFSVGECGRMGGAGRREIGHGRLARRSVQAMLPAADVFPYTIRVVSEITESNGSSSMASVCGASLALMDAGVPMKAPVAGIAMGLVKEGEKFAVLTDILGDEDHLGDMDFKVAGTAKGVTALQMDIKINGITEEIMEIALGQALEARLNILGQMNQIIGESRTELSANAPTMIAMKIDTDKIRDVIGKGGATIRAICEETKASIDIEDDGSIKIFGETKEAADAAKQRILGITAEAEIGKIYVGKVERIVDFGAFVNILPGKDGLVHISMLSDARVEKVTDVLKEGQEVEVLVLDVDNRGRIKLSIKDVAAAKASGV, from the coding sequence GTGAACCCGGTAATCAAGACATTCCAGTTCGGTCAATCGACCGTTACGCTCGAAACGGGCCGCATTGCCCGTCAGGCCACCGGCGCTGTGCTGGTCACCGTCGACAACGACGTCACCGTGCTGGTGACCGTGGTTGGCGCCAAGCAAGCCGACCCGGGCAAGGGCTTCTTCCCGCTGTCCGTGCACTACCAGGAAAAGACCTACGCCGCCGGCAAGATCCCAGGTGGTTTCTTCAAGCGTGAAGGCCGCCCTTCTGAGAAAGAAACCCTGACCTCGCGCCTGATCGACCGTCCGATCCGCCCGCTGTTCCCAGAAGGCTTCATGAATGAAGTCCAGGTCGTCTGCACCGTGGTTTCGACCAGCAAGAAGACCGACCCGGACATCGCTGCGATGATCGGTACCTCGGCTGCCCTGGCCATCTCGGGCATCCCGTTCGAAGGCCCGATCGGCGCCGCCCGCGTTGCCTTCCACGAAAGCACCGGCTACCTGCTGAACCCGACCTACGAGCAACTGGCTGCCTCCAGCCTGGACATGGTCGTTGCCGGTACCGAGTCCGCCGTGCTGATGGTTGAATCGGAAGCCCAAGAGCTGACCGAAGACCAGATGCTGGGCGCCGTGCTGTTCGCCCACGACGAATTCCAGGCCGTGATCAAAGCGGTCAAAGAGCTGGCCGCCGAAGCTGCCAAGCCGACCTGGGACTGGAAACCGGCCGACAAGAACACCGAACTGTTCAACGCCATCCGCGCCGAATTCGGCGAGGCTGTTTCCCAGGGCTACACCATCACCGTCAAGGCCGACCGCTACGCGCGCCTGGGCGAGCTGCGCGACCAGGCGGTCGCCAAGTTCTCCGGTGAAGAAGGCCAGCCTTCGGCTGGTGAAGTCAAAGACATCTTCGGCGAGATCGAATACCGCACCGTTCGCGAAAACATCGTCAACGGCAAGCCCCGTATCGACGGCCGCGACACCAAGACCGTGCGTCCGCTGAACATCGAAGTCGGCGTTCTGCCGAAGACCCACGGTTCGGCCCTGTTCACCCGTGGCGAGACTCAAGCCCTGGTCGTCGCGACCCTGGGTACTGCCCGTGACGCCCAGCTGCTGGACACCCTCGAAGGCGAGAAGAAAGACCCCTTCATGCTGCACTACAACTTCCCGCCGTTCTCGGTGGGCGAGTGTGGCCGCATGGGTGGTGCCGGCCGTCGCGAAATCGGCCACGGCCGTCTGGCCCGTCGCTCGGTCCAGGCCATGCTGCCGGCCGCCGACGTGTTCCCGTACACCATCCGCGTGGTATCGGAAATCACCGAATCCAACGGTTCCAGCTCCATGGCTTCGGTCTGTGGTGCCTCGCTGGCCCTGATGGACGCCGGTGTCCCGATGAAGGCACCGGTTGCCGGTATCGCCATGGGCCTGGTCAAGGAAGGCGAGAAGTTCGCGGTCCTGACCGACATCCTGGGTGACGAAGACCACCTGGGCGACATGGACTTCAAGGTAGCCGGTACCGCCAAGGGCGTCACCGCGCTGCAGATGGACATCAAGATCAACGGCATCACCGAAGAGATCATGGAAATCGCCCTGGGCCAGGCCCTGGAAGCGCGCCTGAACATCCTCGGCCAGATGAACCAGATCATCGGAGAGTCGCGTACCGAGCTGTCGGCCAACGCGCCGACCATGATCGCGATGAAGATCGACACCGACAAGATCCGTGACGTCATCGGTAAAGGCGGCGCCACCATCCGCGCCATCTGCGAAGAAACCAAGGCCTCGATCGACATCGAAGACGACGGTTCGATCAAGATCTTCGGCGAGACCAAGGAAGCCGCGGACGCTGCCAAGCAACGCATCCTGGGCATCACTGCCGAGGCCGAGATCGGCAAGATCTACGTCGGCAAGGTCGAGCGTATCGTCGACTTCGGCGCCTTCGTCAACATCCTGCCGGGCAAGGACGGCCTGGTGCACATCTCCATGCTGAGCGATGCTCGCGTCGAGAAGGTCACCGACGTGCTGAAGGAAGGTCAGGAAGTCGAAGTACTGGTACTGGACGTGGACAACCGCGGCCGTATCAAGCTGTCGATCAAGGACGTTGCCGCTGCCAAGGCATCGGGCGTCTGA
- a CDS encoding BON domain-containing protein, with product MKKFAIAAATATALTLTLANAAFAQQSTQAPMTLAAGEVTKAKEATSDTWITTKVKADLMTEKGIPGSDIKVETNKGVVSLSSTTAVTDSQKEMAVAIAKKIKGVKAVAADGLKAE from the coding sequence ATGAAGAAGTTCGCCATTGCTGCCGCTACTGCTACCGCTCTGACCCTGACCCTGGCTAATGCGGCGTTCGCCCAGCAGTCCACCCAGGCCCCGATGACGCTGGCGGCCGGTGAGGTGACCAAAGCCAAGGAAGCTACCTCCGATACCTGGATCACTACCAAGGTGAAGGCTGACCTGATGACCGAGAAAGGCATTCCAGGCAGCGACATCAAGGTTGAAACCAACAAAGGCGTGGTGTCGCTGTCGTCGACCACCGCAGTGACCGATTCGCAGAAGGAGATGGCGGTTGCCATCGCCAAGAAAATCAAAGGCGTGAAGGCCGTTGCAGCTGATGGCCTGAAAGCCGAGTAA
- a CDS encoding nucleobase:cation symporter-2 family protein — translation MTTSPSTSPAPRPEDENLGLGANLAYGLQHVLTMYGGIVAVPLILGQAAGLGPAEIGLLIAASLFAGGLATLLQTLGLPFFGCQLPLVQGVSFAGVATMGAIISSEGGGGLQGVLGAVMAASLIGFLITPVFSRITKFFPPLVTGIVITTIGLTLMPVAARWVMGGNSASPEFGSVANIGLAALTFGIVLLLSKLGNATISRLSILLAMVVGTLIAWALGMTDFSKVSEGPMFAFPSPFHFGMPTFHIAAILSMCIVIMVTLVETSADILAVGEIIDTKVDSKRLGNGLRADMASSILAPIFGSFTQSAFAQNVGLVAVTGVKSRYVVATGGVILVVLGLLPVMGRVIAAVPTPVLGGAGIVLFGTVAASGIRTLSKVSYKNNVNLIIVAASLGFGMIPIAAPTFYHNFPNWFETIFHSGISSAAIMAILLNLIFNHFTTGNSDQQSVFAAAYERTINYADISALRDGDYFKDGKLFDAEGNEVPVMEVNSEGEPVRRRETATEH, via the coding sequence ATGACCACGTCCCCCAGCACGTCTCCCGCCCCGCGCCCCGAGGACGAAAACCTCGGCCTAGGCGCCAACCTGGCCTACGGGCTGCAACATGTCCTGACCATGTACGGAGGGATCGTCGCCGTCCCGCTGATCCTGGGCCAGGCTGCCGGCCTGGGCCCTGCGGAGATCGGCCTGCTGATCGCCGCCTCGCTGTTCGCTGGCGGCCTGGCGACACTGCTGCAAACCCTTGGCCTGCCGTTCTTCGGCTGCCAGCTGCCGCTGGTGCAAGGGGTGTCATTCGCCGGTGTGGCAACCATGGGCGCCATCATCAGCAGTGAGGGCGGCGGTGGTCTGCAGGGCGTGCTGGGCGCAGTCATGGCGGCGTCGCTGATCGGCTTCCTGATCACCCCGGTGTTCTCGCGCATCACCAAGTTCTTCCCGCCCCTGGTGACCGGCATCGTCATCACCACCATCGGCCTGACCCTCATGCCCGTGGCCGCACGCTGGGTGATGGGCGGCAACAGCGCCTCGCCCGAGTTCGGCAGCGTGGCCAACATCGGCCTGGCCGCACTGACCTTCGGCATCGTCCTGCTGCTGAGCAAGTTGGGTAACGCGACCATCTCGCGGCTGTCGATCCTGCTGGCGATGGTGGTCGGTACCCTGATCGCCTGGGCACTGGGCATGACCGACTTCAGCAAGGTCAGCGAAGGCCCGATGTTCGCCTTCCCCAGCCCGTTCCATTTTGGTATGCCGACCTTCCACATCGCCGCCATCCTGTCGATGTGCATCGTGATCATGGTGACCCTGGTGGAAACCTCGGCGGACATCCTCGCGGTCGGTGAGATCATCGACACCAAGGTCGACTCCAAGCGCCTGGGCAATGGCCTGCGTGCCGACATGGCATCGAGCATCCTGGCGCCGATCTTCGGCTCGTTCACCCAGAGCGCCTTCGCCCAGAACGTCGGCCTGGTGGCCGTGACCGGCGTGAAGAGCCGCTATGTGGTGGCCACCGGTGGCGTGATCCTGGTAGTGCTGGGCCTGCTACCGGTCATGGGCCGGGTCATCGCCGCGGTACCGACCCCAGTGCTGGGCGGCGCCGGCATCGTGCTGTTCGGTACCGTGGCCGCCAGCGGCATCCGCACCCTGTCCAAGGTCAGCTACAAGAACAACGTCAACCTGATCATCGTTGCCGCCTCGCTGGGCTTCGGCATGATCCCGATCGCGGCGCCGACCTTCTACCACAACTTCCCGAACTGGTTCGAAACCATCTTCCACTCGGGTATCAGCTCGGCAGCGATCATGGCGATCCTGCTGAACTTGATCTTCAACCACTTCACCACCGGTAACTCCGATCAGCAGTCGGTGTTCGCCGCCGCCTACGAACGTACCATCAACTACGCGGATATCTCCGCGCTGCGCGATGGCGACTACTTCAAGGATGGCAAGCTGTTCGACGCCGAAGGCAACGAAGTCCCGGTAATGGAAGTGAACAGCGAAGGCGAGCCGGTCCGGCGACGGGAAACGGCCACCGAGCACTGA
- a CDS encoding PilZ domain-containing protein, giving the protein MSDHDERRRFQRIAFDAPTELRQGERHWQAKLLDLSLKGLLIERPELWEPDLSQDFEAIIHLAPDVTLEMLIELRHEEATKLGFICLKIDINSATHLHRLVELNLADRPEMMRELRELIED; this is encoded by the coding sequence ATGAGCGATCACGACGAACGCCGCCGTTTCCAGCGCATCGCCTTCGATGCCCCCACCGAGTTGCGCCAAGGCGAACGCCATTGGCAAGCGAAGCTCCTCGACTTGTCGCTCAAGGGGTTGCTCATAGAGCGCCCCGAACTCTGGGAGCCGGACCTCTCCCAGGATTTCGAAGCCATCATCCATCTCGCGCCCGATGTCACGCTGGAAATGCTGATCGAGCTGCGCCACGAAGAAGCGACCAAGCTTGGCTTCATTTGCCTCAAGATCGATATCAACTCGGCCACTCACCTGCACCGTCTTGTGGAACTGAATCTGGCAGACCGCCCTGAAATGATGCGTGAGCTGCGCGAACTCATCGAAGATTGA